A single Pseudomonas sp. HN11 DNA region contains:
- a CDS encoding transglycosylase SLT domain-containing protein: MRSRLFSFLSCLLLSTTAVQSAQAVDLTTQRQYYDEAKRALAKGDTGPYMQYSQALADYPLTPYLAYDELTARLKTASNQEIEQFLAKNGDLPQANWMKLRWLRWLAERGDWQTFEKYYDTKLNFVELDCLHGQYQLTHNLKAEGYKTAEKLWMTGKSQPAACDVTFGQWAADGQLTEQKIWDRAKLAAEARNYALANSLVKTLPTLGAQGRLMVDVAQKPDMLSDPSRFLPATEAMSDAVGLGLRRLARQDPDKAMALLDGYASSMHFSRDEKVSIAREIGLTLAKRYDPRALEVMTKYDPELRDNTVSEWRLRLLLRLARWEDAYQLTRKLPQDLATTNRWRYWQARSLELAEPKNPQALVLYKNLAQERDFYGFLAADRSKAPYQLKNKPLLMSQALVNKVRNTPGVRRALEFYARGQVVDGRREWYHVSRHFNRDEMVAQAKLAYDMKWYFPAIRTISQAQYWDDLDIRFPMAHRDTLVREAKVRGLHSSWVFAITRQESAFMDDARSGVGASGLMQLMPGTAKETARKFSIPLASPAQVLDPDKNIQLGAAYLSQVHSQFNGNRVLASAAYNAGPGRVRQWLRGADHLSFDVWVESIPFDETRQYVQNVLSYSVIYGQKLNSPQPLVDWHERYFDDQ, translated from the coding sequence ATGCGCAGTCGCCTTTTCAGCTTTTTATCTTGTCTGCTTCTTTCCACCACTGCCGTTCAATCCGCCCAGGCCGTGGACCTCACCACCCAACGTCAATATTACGATGAAGCCAAACGCGCCCTGGCCAAGGGTGATACCGGGCCGTACATGCAATACAGCCAGGCCCTGGCCGACTACCCGCTGACACCGTACCTGGCTTATGACGAACTGACGGCGCGCCTGAAAACCGCGAGCAACCAGGAAATCGAGCAGTTCCTCGCCAAAAACGGCGACCTGCCCCAGGCCAACTGGATGAAACTGCGCTGGTTACGCTGGCTGGCCGAGCGTGGTGATTGGCAGACCTTTGAAAAGTATTACGACACCAAGCTCAATTTCGTCGAGCTGGACTGCCTGCATGGCCAATACCAGCTCACTCATAATCTGAAAGCCGAAGGCTACAAGACCGCCGAAAAACTCTGGATGACCGGCAAGTCGCAACCGGCCGCCTGCGATGTCACCTTCGGGCAGTGGGCGGCTGACGGCCAGCTCACCGAACAGAAGATCTGGGACCGCGCCAAGCTCGCCGCCGAAGCACGCAACTACGCGCTGGCCAACAGCCTGGTGAAAACCCTCCCCACCCTCGGCGCTCAAGGCCGCCTGATGGTGGATGTGGCGCAAAAGCCAGACATGCTCAGCGACCCGTCACGCTTCCTGCCTGCCACCGAGGCCATGTCTGACGCCGTGGGCCTGGGCTTGCGTCGCCTGGCACGCCAGGATCCGGACAAGGCCATGGCCCTGCTCGACGGCTACGCCAGCAGCATGCACTTCTCTCGTGACGAAAAAGTGTCGATCGCCCGGGAAATCGGCCTCACCCTGGCCAAGCGTTATGACCCACGCGCCCTTGAGGTGATGACCAAGTACGATCCCGAGTTGCGCGACAACACCGTCTCCGAATGGCGCCTGCGCCTGCTGTTGCGCCTGGCGCGCTGGGAAGATGCCTACCAGTTGACCCGCAAACTCCCACAAGACCTGGCGACCACCAACCGCTGGCGTTACTGGCAGGCCCGTAGCCTGGAACTGGCTGAACCCAAGAATCCGCAAGCATTGGTGCTGTACAAGAACCTGGCGCAGGAGCGCGACTTCTACGGTTTCCTCGCGGCGGATCGCTCCAAGGCCCCGTACCAGTTGAAGAACAAGCCGCTGCTGATGAGCCAGGCGCTGGTCAACAAGGTGCGTAACACCCCCGGCGTGCGCCGTGCACTGGAATTCTATGCCCGTGGCCAAGTGGTGGATGGCCGCCGTGAGTGGTACCACGTCAGCCGTCACTTCAACCGTGACGAGATGGTCGCCCAGGCCAAGCTGGCCTACGACATGAAATGGTACTTTCCGGCGATCCGCACCATCAGCCAGGCGCAATACTGGGACGACCTGGACATCCGCTTCCCGATGGCGCACCGCGACACCCTGGTGCGTGAAGCCAAGGTGCGCGGCTTGCATTCCAGCTGGGTGTTCGCCATCACCCGTCAGGAAAGCGCCTTCATGGACGACGCCCGCTCCGGCGTCGGCGCCAGCGGCCTGATGCAACTGATGCCCGGCACCGCCAAGGAAACCGCGCGCAAGTTCAGCATCCCCCTGGCCTCCCCGGCACAGGTGCTGGACCCGGACAAAAACATCCAACTCGGCGCCGCCTACCTGAGCCAGGTGCACAGCCAGTTCAATGGCAACCGCGTGCTCGCTTCCGCCGCCTACAATGCCGGCCCAGGTCGCGTGCGCCAATGGCTGCGCGGTGCCGATCACCTGAGTTTCGATGTGTGGGTGGAAAGCATCCCGTTCGACGAAACCCGCCAGTATGTGCAGAACGTGCTGTCCTATTCGGTGATCTACGGCCAGAAGCTCAATTCGCCACAGCCGTTGGTGGATTGGCATGAGCGGTATTTTGATGATCAGTAA
- a CDS encoding ATP-binding cassette domain-containing protein, with protein sequence MTLLKFSDVSLAFGAMPLLDKVSWQIARGERVCIIGRNGTGKSSMMKLVKGDQKPDDGSVWRAPGLKIGELPQELPVADGRTVFDVVAEGLDGVGALLAEYHHLAQNCVTEDDLNKLMHVQQDLEARDGWRLQQLVDSTLSRLQLPADKTLAELSGGWRRRVLLAQALVSEPDLLLLDEPTNHLDIGAIAWLEEALKEFQGAVLFITHDRSFLQNLATRILELDRGGLIDWNGDYASFLVHKEAALAAEETANALFDKKLAQEEVWIRQGIKARRTRNEGRVRALKALRVERSERRERTGKANIQLDTADKSGKQVMVLENVSFHHPDGPFLIKDFSMVLQRGDRIGLLGANGTGKTTLLKLMLSGLQPTSGTVEEGTRIDVAYFDQLRHQLDLEKTVIDNVAEGRDFIDIDGQSRHVLSYLGDFLFSPQRARTPVKALSGGERARLLLAKLFSKPANLLVLDEPTNDLDVETLELLEEVLLTFNGTVLMVSHDRAFLDNVVTSTLVFEGEGKVREYVGGYQDWLRQGGSPRLLGVTESKSGKADLNSAVVAPVAAAAPVAEAAPVGKKKLSYKLQRELEALPGDIEAKEQQIAAVEAEMADAGFYLRPAAETAKVIASLEKLNQELEVLVERWAELDA encoded by the coding sequence ATGACCCTGCTCAAATTCAGCGATGTGTCCCTTGCTTTCGGCGCTATGCCGTTGTTGGACAAGGTGTCCTGGCAGATCGCCCGTGGTGAGCGGGTGTGCATCATCGGCCGCAACGGCACCGGCAAATCCAGCATGATGAAGCTGGTCAAAGGCGACCAGAAGCCCGATGACGGCTCCGTATGGCGCGCGCCAGGTCTCAAGATCGGCGAATTGCCGCAAGAATTGCCGGTGGCCGACGGACGGACAGTGTTCGACGTGGTTGCCGAAGGCCTCGACGGCGTCGGTGCACTGCTCGCCGAATACCATCACCTGGCGCAGAACTGCGTCACCGAAGACGACCTGAACAAGTTGATGCACGTTCAGCAAGACCTCGAAGCCCGTGATGGCTGGCGCTTGCAGCAACTGGTCGACAGCACCTTGAGCCGCCTGCAACTGCCGGCCGACAAGACCCTCGCCGAGCTGTCCGGCGGCTGGCGTCGTCGCGTGCTGCTGGCCCAGGCCCTGGTGTCCGAACCCGACCTGCTGCTGCTCGACGAACCGACCAACCACCTGGACATCGGCGCGATCGCCTGGCTGGAAGAGGCCCTCAAGGAGTTCCAGGGCGCCGTACTGTTCATCACGCACGACCGTTCCTTCCTGCAAAACCTGGCGACGCGCATCCTTGAACTGGACCGTGGCGGCTTGATCGACTGGAACGGCGACTACGCCAGCTTCCTGGTACACAAGGAAGCCGCGCTGGCCGCAGAAGAAACCGCCAACGCGCTGTTCGACAAGAAGCTGGCCCAGGAAGAAGTCTGGATCCGCCAGGGTATCAAGGCCCGTCGTACCCGTAACGAAGGCCGTGTACGTGCTTTGAAAGCCCTGCGCGTCGAGCGCAGCGAACGCCGCGAGCGCACCGGCAAGGCCAATATCCAGCTGGACACCGCCGATAAGTCGGGCAAGCAGGTGATGGTGCTGGAGAATGTCAGCTTCCATCACCCGGATGGCCCGTTCCTGATCAAGGACTTCTCCATGGTTCTGCAGCGCGGCGACCGTATCGGCCTGCTGGGCGCCAACGGCACCGGCAAGACCACCTTGCTCAAGCTCATGCTCAGCGGTCTGCAGCCGACCAGCGGTACCGTGGAAGAGGGCACCCGCATCGACGTGGCCTACTTCGACCAGTTGCGCCACCAGTTGGACCTGGAAAAAACCGTGATCGACAACGTCGCCGAAGGTCGCGACTTTATCGATATCGACGGCCAGAGCCGCCACGTGCTCAGCTACCTGGGTGACTTCCTGTTCAGCCCGCAGCGTGCACGTACACCAGTGAAAGCCTTGTCCGGTGGTGAGCGTGCGCGCCTGCTGCTGGCCAAGCTGTTCAGTAAACCGGCCAACCTGCTGGTGCTCGACGAACCGACCAACGACCTCGACGTGGAAACCCTCGAACTGTTGGAGGAAGTGCTGCTGACCTTCAACGGCACCGTACTTATGGTAAGCCACGACCGGGCTTTCCTTGACAACGTGGTCACCAGCACCCTGGTCTTCGAAGGTGAAGGCAAGGTGCGTGAATACGTCGGTGGTTACCAGGACTGGCTGCGCCAGGGTGGTTCGCCGCGTTTGCTGGGCGTGACCGAGAGCAAGTCCGGCAAGGCCGACTTGAACTCAGCGGTGGTGGCCCCGGTGGCGGCTGCTGCGCCGGTTGCAGAGGCTGCGCCGGTGGGTAAGAAGAAGCTCAGCTACAAGCTGCAGCGTGAACTGGAAGCCTTGCCGGGAGATATCGAGGCCAAAGAACAACAGATTGCCGCCGTTGAAGCGGAGATGGCGGACGCGGGTTTCTACCTGCGTCCGGCGGCGGAAACCGCCAAGGTGATTGCTTCCCTGGAGAAGTTGAACCAGGAGCTGGAAGTGTTGGTTGAGCGTTGGGCTGAGCTGGATGCTTGA
- a CDS encoding universal stress protein — protein MPYQHILVAVDLTEECDPVIKRAQESAIANGAKLSLVHIVEPMAMAFGGDVPMDLSQLQQQQFDQAKERLDRLILKYPHLKKEDCHLTYGQPRQEIHHLAKEKACDLIVVGSHGRHGLALLLGSTANDVLHGAPCDVLAVRLVKSS, from the coding sequence ATGCCCTACCAACATATTCTGGTCGCTGTCGATCTGACCGAAGAGTGCGATCCAGTGATCAAGCGCGCGCAGGAATCTGCAATTGCCAATGGCGCCAAACTGTCTCTGGTGCATATCGTAGAGCCTATGGCCATGGCCTTTGGCGGTGACGTGCCAATGGACCTTTCCCAGTTGCAGCAACAACAATTTGACCAGGCCAAGGAGCGCCTGGACCGTTTGATTCTCAAATACCCGCACTTGAAAAAGGAAGACTGCCACCTGACATACGGCCAACCGCGCCAGGAAATCCACCACTTGGCCAAGGAAAAGGCTTGCGACTTGATCGTGGTGGGCAGCCATGGTCGTCACGGTTTGGCGTTGCTGCTGGGTTCTACTGCCAATGATGTGCTGCACGGCGCGCCGTGCGACGTACTGGCAGTGAGACTGGTGAAATCCTCTTAA
- the fadB gene encoding fatty acid oxidation complex subunit alpha FadB, with translation MIYEGKAITVKALESGIVELKFDLKGESVNKFNRLTLNELRQAVDTIKADASVKGVIVSSGKDVFIVGADITEFVDNFKLPDAELVAGNLEANKIFSDFEDLNVPTVAAINGIALGGGLEMCLAADFRVMSATAKIGLPEVKLGIYPGFGGTVRLPRLIGADNAIEWIAAGKENKAEDALKVGAVDAVVAPEKLAEAALNLIKGAISGEFDYKAKRQPKLEKLKLNAIEQMMSFETAKGFVAGQAGPNYPAPVEAIKTIQKAANFGRDKALEVEAAGFVKLAKTSAAQSLIGLFLNDQELKKKAKAYDEIAKDVKQAAVLGAGIMGGGIAYQSASKGTPILMKDINEHGIEQGLAEAAKLLVGRVDKGRMTAAKMAEVLNGIRPTLSYGDFGHVDLVVEAVVENPKVKQAVLAEVEAQVKDDTILASNTSTISISLLAKALKRPENFVGMHFFNPVHMMPLVEVIRGEKSSEQAVATTVAYAKKMGKNPIVVNDCPGFLVNRVLFPYFGGFAKLVSAGVDFVRIDKVMEKFGWPMGPAYLMDVVGIDTGHHGRDVMAEGFPDRMKDDRRSAIDALYEAKRLGQKNGKGFYAYEADKKGKQKKVADPSVHEVLAPVIYEQREVSDEDIINWMMIALCLETVRCLEDGIVETAAEADMGLVYGIGFPPFRGGALRYIDSIGVAEFVALADKYADLGPLYHPTAKLREMAKNGQRFFG, from the coding sequence ATGATTTACGAAGGTAAAGCCATCACGGTTAAGGCTCTTGAAAGTGGCATCGTCGAACTGAAATTCGACCTCAAGGGTGAGTCCGTCAACAAGTTCAACCGTCTAACCCTGAATGAATTGCGTCAGGCCGTAGACACCATCAAAGCAGATGCTTCGGTCAAGGGCGTGATCGTCTCCAGCGGCAAGGACGTGTTCATCGTCGGCGCTGACATCACCGAATTCGTCGACAACTTCAAGCTGCCCGATGCCGAGCTGGTGGCTGGCAACCTCGAAGCCAACAAGATTTTCAGCGATTTCGAAGACCTCAATGTACCGACCGTCGCCGCGATCAACGGCATCGCGTTGGGCGGTGGCCTGGAAATGTGCCTGGCGGCGGACTTCCGCGTCATGTCGGCCACGGCCAAGATCGGCCTGCCTGAAGTCAAACTGGGCATCTACCCAGGTTTCGGCGGCACCGTTCGCCTGCCACGCCTGATCGGTGCCGACAACGCCATCGAATGGATTGCCGCCGGTAAGGAAAACAAGGCTGAAGACGCCCTGAAAGTCGGTGCCGTCGACGCAGTAGTTGCCCCGGAAAAACTGGCGGAAGCTGCACTGAACCTGATCAAGGGCGCCATCAGTGGCGAATTTGACTACAAGGCCAAGCGTCAGCCGAAGCTGGAAAAACTCAAGCTCAACGCTATCGAACAAATGATGTCGTTCGAAACCGCCAAGGGTTTCGTGGCTGGCCAGGCCGGCCCGAACTACCCGGCGCCGGTTGAAGCGATCAAGACTATCCAGAAAGCCGCGAACTTCGGTCGCGACAAAGCCCTGGAAGTGGAAGCGGCCGGCTTCGTCAAACTGGCGAAAACCTCCGCAGCCCAGAGCTTGATCGGCCTGTTCCTGAACGATCAGGAACTGAAGAAAAAAGCCAAGGCCTACGACGAAATCGCCAAGGACGTGAAACAGGCTGCCGTACTCGGCGCCGGTATCATGGGCGGCGGTATCGCCTATCAGTCGGCGTCCAAAGGCACGCCGATCCTGATGAAGGACATCAACGAGCACGGCATCGAGCAAGGCCTGGCAGAAGCCGCCAAGCTGCTGGTCGGTCGCGTGGACAAAGGTCGCATGACTGCCGCGAAAATGGCTGAGGTGCTCAACGGCATCCGTCCTACGCTGTCCTACGGCGATTTCGGCCACGTCGACCTGGTGGTCGAGGCGGTTGTCGAGAACCCGAAGGTCAAGCAAGCCGTGCTGGCTGAAGTGGAAGCCCAGGTCAAAGACGACACCATCCTGGCGTCCAACACTTCGACCATTTCCATCTCGCTGCTGGCCAAGGCCCTCAAGCGCCCGGAAAACTTCGTCGGCATGCACTTCTTCAACCCGGTGCACATGATGCCGCTGGTGGAAGTGATCCGTGGCGAGAAGTCCAGCGAGCAGGCCGTTGCCACCACCGTTGCCTACGCCAAGAAAATGGGCAAGAACCCGATCGTGGTCAATGACTGCCCGGGCTTCCTGGTCAACCGCGTGCTGTTCCCGTACTTCGGCGGTTTCGCCAAGCTGGTCAGCGCCGGTGTGGACTTCGTGCGCATCGACAAGGTCATGGAAAAATTCGGCTGGCCGATGGGTCCGGCGTACCTGATGGACGTGGTCGGCATCGACACTGGCCACCATGGTCGCGACGTGATGGCTGAGGGCTTCCCGGACCGCATGAAAGACGACCGCCGCTCGGCAATCGACGCGTTGTACGAGGCCAAGCGCCTGGGCCAGAAGAACGGCAAGGGCTTCTACGCCTATGAGGCGGACAAGAAGGGCAAGCAGAAGAAAGTGGCCGACCCGTCGGTGCACGAAGTGCTGGCGCCGGTCATCTACGAACAGCGTGAGGTGTCCGACGAGGACATCATCAACTGGATGATGATCGCCCTGTGCCTGGAAACCGTGCGTTGCCTGGAAGACGGCATCGTCGAGACCGCCGCCGAAGCCGATATGGGCCTGGTGTACGGTATTGGTTTCCCTCCATTCCGTGGTGGTGCGCTGCGTTACATCGACTCGATCGGTGTGGCTGAGTTCGTTGCCCTGGCTGACAAATACGCTGATTTGGGCCCGCTGTACCACCCGACCGCGAAGCTGCGTGAAATGGCCAAAAACGGCCAACGCTTCTTCGGTTAA
- the fadA gene encoding acetyl-CoA C-acyltransferase FadA, which translates to MSLNPRDVVIVDFGRTPMGRSKGGMHRNTRAEDMSAHLISKLLERNVKVDPNEVEDVIWGCVNQTLEQGWNIARMASLMTQIPHTAAGQTVSRLCGSSMSALHTAAQAIMTGNGDVFVVGGVEHMGHVSMMHGVDPNPHMSLYAAKASGMMGLTAEMLGKMHGITREAQDAFGLRSHQLAHKATVEGKFKDEIIPMNGYDENGFLKLFDYDETIRPDTTLESLAALKPAFNPKGGTVTAGTSSQITDGASCMIVMSAQRAQDLGIQPLAVIRSMAVAGVDPAIMGYGPVPATQKALKRAGLTINDIDFFELNEAFAAQALPVLKDLKVLDKMNEKVNLHGGAIALGHPFGCSGARISGTLLNVMKQNGGNLGVATMCIGLGQGISTVFERV; encoded by the coding sequence ATGAGCTTGAATCCAAGAGACGTCGTGATCGTCGACTTCGGTCGTACGCCGATGGGCCGCTCCAAGGGCGGCATGCACCGCAACACCCGTGCCGAAGACATGTCGGCGCACCTGATCAGCAAATTGCTGGAACGCAACGTCAAGGTCGACCCGAACGAAGTCGAGGACGTGATCTGGGGCTGCGTCAACCAGACCCTGGAGCAGGGCTGGAACATCGCGCGCATGGCGTCGTTGATGACCCAGATCCCGCACACCGCGGCCGGCCAGACCGTGAGTCGCCTGTGCGGTTCGTCGATGAGCGCGCTGCACACCGCCGCCCAGGCGATCATGACCGGCAACGGTGATGTGTTCGTGGTCGGTGGCGTGGAGCACATGGGCCACGTCAGCATGATGCACGGCGTCGATCCTAACCCGCACATGTCGCTGTATGCGGCAAAAGCCTCGGGCATGATGGGCCTGACCGCGGAAATGCTCGGCAAAATGCACGGCATTACCCGCGAAGCCCAGGACGCCTTCGGCTTGCGTTCCCACCAACTCGCCCACAAGGCGACCGTGGAAGGCAAGTTCAAGGATGAAATCATCCCGATGAACGGTTATGACGAGAACGGTTTCCTGAAATTGTTCGATTACGACGAAACCATTCGTCCGGACACTACCCTGGAAAGCCTGGCGGCGCTGAAGCCGGCGTTCAATCCAAAGGGCGGCACCGTGACAGCCGGTACTTCGTCGCAAATCACCGACGGCGCTTCGTGCATGATCGTGATGTCGGCGCAGCGTGCCCAGGACCTGGGTATCCAGCCGCTGGCTGTGATCCGTTCGATGGCCGTGGCGGGTGTAGACCCGGCGATCATGGGCTATGGTCCAGTACCGGCCACACAAAAAGCCTTGAAGCGCGCGGGCCTGACCATCAACGACATCGACTTCTTCGAGCTCAACGAAGCTTTCGCCGCACAGGCCCTGCCGGTGCTGAAAGATTTGAAAGTGCTCGACAAGATGAATGAGAAGGTTAACCTGCACGGCGGCGCGATTGCCCTGGGCCACCCATTCGGTTGCTCCGGTGCGCGTATCTCCGGCACTTTGCTTAACGTGATGAAGCAAAATGGCGGCAACCTTGGGGTTGCAACCATGTGCATTGGTCTCGGCCAAGGCATTTCCACCGTCTTCGAACGCGTTTAA
- a CDS encoding DUF1653 domain-containing protein, which translates to MKVEPGLYQHYKGPQYRVFSVARHSETEEEVVFYQALYGDCGFWVRPLSMFLETVEVDGEQVPRFALVQAEPSLFSGQ; encoded by the coding sequence ATGAAAGTCGAACCAGGGCTCTATCAACATTATAAAGGTCCGCAGTACCGTGTTTTCAGTGTGGCGCGGCACTCCGAGACCGAAGAGGAAGTGGTGTTCTATCAAGCTCTGTATGGCGATTGCGGCTTTTGGGTACGCCCGTTGAGCATGTTCCTGGAGACCGTCGAAGTTGACGGCGAGCAGGTCCCGCGCTTTGCTTTGGTCCAGGCCGAACCCAGTCTTTTTTCAGGGCAATAA